A DNA window from Mycobacterium sp. IDR2000157661 contains the following coding sequences:
- a CDS encoding L,D-transpeptidase: MRGVVRCVLTASVVATGVAAVPTDRSAAAAYQPAGDAIASILPARGQVVGVAHPIVVTFGTPVHDKRAAERTVDIASLPAMTGRFEWIENDVVQWVPDKFWPAHSTVALSVGGRTTNFATGPAVVGVANVSDHTFTVTIDGVDAARLPAPHHRPNFGKPGVFPASMGRPEYPTPVGTYTVLAKERDVLMDSSSVGIPVDSPDGYKLDVEYAVRITRRGIFVHSAPWAVNALGHENISHGCISLSTEDAEWYFNTVNVGDPVIVQENSVEVPRPVAPPENSAEVPRVISR, encoded by the coding sequence ATGCGTGGGGTTGTTCGGTGCGTTCTGACTGCAAGCGTGGTCGCCACCGGTGTGGCCGCGGTGCCCACTGACCGGAGCGCGGCGGCGGCGTACCAACCAGCTGGTGACGCCATCGCGTCCATCCTGCCGGCACGCGGGCAGGTGGTGGGCGTGGCGCATCCGATCGTGGTGACGTTCGGCACGCCCGTCCATGACAAGCGCGCGGCCGAACGGACCGTCGACATCGCCTCGCTACCCGCCATGACCGGCAGGTTCGAATGGATCGAAAACGATGTGGTGCAATGGGTTCCCGACAAATTCTGGCCGGCGCACAGCACCGTGGCACTTTCCGTCGGCGGCCGCACCACCAATTTCGCGACGGGCCCGGCGGTCGTCGGGGTGGCCAACGTCTCCGATCACACGTTCACCGTGACCATCGACGGTGTCGACGCTGCCCGCCTGCCTGCACCCCATCACCGACCGAACTTCGGCAAGCCGGGGGTGTTTCCGGCGTCCATGGGCCGACCGGAGTATCCGACGCCGGTCGGCACGTACACGGTTCTGGCCAAGGAGCGCGACGTGCTCATGGATTCCAGCAGCGTCGGCATCCCCGTGGATTCGCCCGACGGTTACAAACTGGATGTGGAGTACGCCGTTCGGATCACTCGCCGTGGCATCTTCGTGCATTCGGCCCCGTGGGCCGTCAATGCACTCGGTCACGAGAACATCAGCCACGGCTGCATCAGCCTCAGTACCGAAGACGCTGAGTGGTATTTCAACACCGTCAACGTCGGCGACCCGGTGATCGTGCAGGAGAACAGCGTCGAGGTCCCCCGACCCGTGGCACCACCGGAGAACTCCGCCGAAGTCCCTCGAGTCATATCCCGCTGA
- a CDS encoding PaaI family thioesterase, translated as MSSDQPVATHPGGGFNPPVPTDRGGPDYGRFVDAVRTLQDHARAADAPDEVITEAADLVEKVSQLLAPYYADEWASPSGRRMDLPNRGNLLAVPLDLQVTEDGRVNGTARFRRFHLGRNGAAHGGAVAMLFDSILGFTAFKLSGSKAQRTAFLHVDYRKIALVEHDYQVQAGIDRIEDRKIFVAGRLLDGDTVLAESHALFVKLKPGQP; from the coding sequence GTGAGCTCAGATCAGCCCGTCGCGACGCATCCCGGTGGCGGGTTCAATCCGCCCGTCCCGACCGATCGTGGCGGACCCGACTACGGCCGCTTCGTCGACGCCGTACGCACCTTGCAGGATCACGCCCGTGCCGCCGACGCGCCCGACGAGGTGATCACCGAGGCCGCGGACCTTGTCGAGAAGGTGTCGCAGCTGCTTGCGCCGTACTACGCCGACGAGTGGGCCTCGCCGTCGGGGCGACGGATGGATCTGCCCAACCGGGGCAACCTGCTTGCGGTGCCCCTCGACCTGCAGGTCACCGAGGACGGCCGGGTCAACGGCACCGCCCGGTTCCGCCGCTTCCACCTCGGCCGCAACGGTGCCGCACACGGTGGCGCGGTCGCGATGCTGTTCGACTCGATCCTGGGTTTCACCGCGTTCAAGCTCAGCGGCAGCAAGGCGCAGCGCACCGCGTTCCTGCACGTCGACTACCGCAAGATCGCGCTTGTCGAACACGACTACCAGGTGCAGGCCGGCATCGACCGGATCGAGGACCGCAAGATCTTCGTCGCGGGTCGGTTGCTCGACGGTGACACGGTGCTCGCCGAGTCGCACGCGTTGTTCGTCAAACTCAAGCCGGGACAGCCGTGA
- a CDS encoding TIGR02611 family protein: MKAADVKRRWARWRDRLRERPTLDLVYRLTVGVVGTAVLIVGILAIPYPGPGWAIVFIGLGILATEFEWAQRVLSYAKQRYDKGMEWFHRQPAVVQILGGVFTALIVALTLWALGALDWTAERLGFDFEWLNSPIGIGD, translated from the coding sequence GTGAAGGCGGCCGATGTCAAGCGCCGGTGGGCGCGGTGGCGCGACCGGCTGCGCGAACGGCCGACCCTCGATCTCGTCTACCGCCTGACCGTCGGCGTGGTGGGCACCGCGGTCCTGATAGTCGGCATCCTGGCGATTCCGTATCCGGGGCCCGGCTGGGCGATCGTGTTCATCGGCCTCGGCATCCTGGCCACCGAATTCGAATGGGCGCAGCGCGTGCTCAGCTACGCCAAGCAGCGCTACGACAAGGGGATGGAGTGGTTCCACCGCCAACCCGCCGTCGTTCAGATCCTCGGTGGTGTGTTCACCGCGCTCATCGTCGCCCTGACGCTCTGGGCGCTGGGCGCACTCGACTGGACGGCCGAACGGCTCGGCTTCGATTTCGAGTGGTTGAACAGTCCGATCGGCATCGGGGACTGA
- a CDS encoding flavodoxin domain-containing protein, which produces MRVLIAFGSKRGGTAGLAGMIGDAFTDAGVEAMVSTAGDVDDLTGFDAVIVVGALYMNRWHRDARRFVRRHKDALRRLPVWLVSSGPLDDSAEEHDIPPTPQVRKIVTTIGAQGHATFGGRLESGARGFPAHAMARDNAGDWRDQTHVRRWVGSVCRHLASQRSDTNGSESRPS; this is translated from the coding sequence ATGCGGGTGCTGATCGCGTTCGGGTCAAAACGGGGCGGAACGGCGGGCTTGGCCGGCATGATCGGCGATGCCTTCACCGACGCCGGTGTCGAGGCGATGGTCAGCACCGCCGGTGATGTCGACGACCTGACCGGTTTCGACGCCGTTATCGTCGTGGGCGCGCTGTACATGAACCGCTGGCACCGTGACGCTCGCCGATTCGTCAGACGCCATAAGGACGCGCTGCGTCGGCTGCCGGTGTGGCTGGTCAGTAGCGGGCCGCTCGATGATTCAGCCGAAGAACACGACATCCCGCCGACGCCGCAGGTGCGCAAGATCGTCACGACGATCGGGGCGCAAGGCCACGCCACCTTCGGAGGTCGCCTGGAATCGGGCGCGAGGGGGTTTCCCGCCCACGCTATGGCCAGGGACAACGCCGGTGATTGGCGCGACCAGACCCATGTCAGGCGGTGGGTCGGCAGTGTCTGCCGGCACTTGGCTTCTCAGCGGTCGGATACGAATGGTTCTGAGTCGAGGCCATCGTGA
- a CDS encoding DUF6636 domain-containing protein, with protein MTRTHGALLAAAAMLIALSSAGGARPVEERVVLVADQVVTEITGFTTPSGNIGCYIGPEYVRCDIRERDWAPPPRPADCPDFTDFGQGLQIADGDATFVCAGDTALNSDSVVDYGDSISSGSLRCEVRTKGVNCAAAASGHGFFLARDGFDFY; from the coding sequence ATGACGAGGACTCACGGTGCACTGTTGGCCGCTGCCGCGATGCTGATCGCGCTCTCATCCGCCGGCGGCGCTCGACCGGTCGAGGAGCGTGTCGTCCTCGTCGCCGACCAGGTGGTCACCGAGATCACCGGGTTCACGACCCCGAGCGGCAACATCGGCTGCTACATCGGGCCGGAGTACGTCCGATGTGACATCCGCGAGCGCGACTGGGCACCGCCGCCGCGGCCTGCCGACTGTCCGGACTTCACCGACTTCGGACAGGGCCTGCAGATCGCCGACGGTGACGCCACTTTTGTGTGCGCCGGCGACACCGCGCTCAACAGCGACTCCGTCGTCGACTACGGCGACTCCATATCGTCGGGATCCCTGCGCTGCGAGGTCCGGACGAAGGGGGTGAATTGCGCCGCCGCCGCCAGCGGTCACGGCTTCTTCCTGGCCCGCGACGGCTTCGACTTCTACTGA
- a CDS encoding DUF6907 domain-containing protein: MTTTLRLVPNPVSPVVCTPWCDRGDGHPDEWCREDQSCWGPVDYIELELEPVEVEAAGRFPSRLGVMPHRQHDGAPLDCYLHVELPGRDVDTSARLTATEARKLAQALVTAADVIEGTS; the protein is encoded by the coding sequence ATGACCACCACGCTGCGCCTGGTCCCCAACCCCGTGTCGCCGGTCGTGTGCACGCCGTGGTGCGACCGCGGCGACGGCCACCCGGATGAATGGTGCCGCGAGGATCAGAGCTGCTGGGGGCCGGTCGACTACATCGAGCTGGAGTTGGAGCCGGTCGAAGTTGAGGCGGCAGGGCGGTTCCCGAGCAGGCTGGGTGTCATGCCGCACCGCCAGCACGATGGCGCACCCCTCGACTGCTACCTGCATGTCGAGCTTCCAGGGCGCGACGTCGACACCTCCGCACGACTGACTGCAACAGAGGCACGGAAGCTAGCCCAGGCGCTCGTCACCGCCGCCGACGTCATCGAAGGAACCAGCTAG
- a CDS encoding GAF and ANTAR domain-containing protein — translation MVMTNEPSGMEATHLRIAELVRGLHERPDTDSETVVAELAEHAAVEIPGAQYAGITLTRNAKEVDTPAATHMYPVLLDKIQARYREGPCLTAAWEEKVIHVTDLNTDDRFPHYRRDALAETPIRAIMAFQLFIADQSMGALNVYSEEPNAFTAESRTMGLIFAAHSSIAWNAARRDEQFQRALASRDTIGQAKGMIMERYGVDAVQAFGVLRKLSQDSNVPLIKIATELVDKGRHAQAN, via the coding sequence ATGGTGATGACGAACGAACCCAGCGGCATGGAGGCCACCCACCTGCGCATTGCAGAGTTGGTCCGTGGATTGCACGAACGGCCCGACACCGATTCGGAGACCGTCGTCGCCGAACTGGCCGAGCATGCGGCCGTCGAGATTCCCGGTGCGCAGTACGCCGGCATCACGTTGACGCGCAACGCCAAAGAGGTCGACACCCCAGCGGCCACCCACATGTACCCGGTGCTCTTGGACAAGATACAGGCGCGTTATCGGGAGGGCCCGTGCCTGACGGCGGCGTGGGAGGAGAAGGTCATCCACGTCACCGATCTGAATACCGACGACAGGTTCCCCCACTATCGGCGGGATGCGCTGGCCGAGACACCCATCCGCGCCATCATGGCGTTCCAGTTGTTCATCGCCGACCAGTCGATGGGAGCGCTCAACGTCTACTCCGAAGAGCCGAACGCCTTCACCGCCGAGAGCAGGACCATGGGGCTCATCTTTGCGGCGCACTCATCGATCGCCTGGAATGCCGCGCGCCGCGACGAGCAGTTTCAGCGGGCGCTGGCCAGCCGCGACACGATCGGACAGGCCAAAGGCATGATCATGGAGCGCTACGGTGTCGACGCCGTTCAGGCTTTCGGCGTGCTGCGCAAGCTGTCTCAGGACTCCAATGTGCCGCTGATCAAGATCGCGACTGAGCTGGTCGATAAGGGGCGACACGCGCAGGCGAACTAG
- a CDS encoding DUF6941 family protein, protein MKATLLLCDHAAVADGKLYISGGGWSMVSPNVTGFIALLLAVPWDLANHDLELELALRDEDGDAVPTQDPLGNEVPLKLGAKLQVGRPPGLVRGISLDVPLAIPLPPLVLPPGRRFEWVLTINGETKEEWRLPFLVVSPPT, encoded by the coding sequence ATGAAGGCGACGCTGCTCCTTTGCGATCACGCAGCCGTAGCCGACGGCAAGCTGTATATCTCTGGCGGCGGCTGGTCGATGGTCAGCCCGAACGTGACCGGCTTCATTGCTCTACTGCTGGCAGTGCCGTGGGATCTCGCTAACCATGACCTCGAGCTCGAACTCGCTCTGCGCGATGAGGACGGAGACGCCGTTCCGACGCAAGATCCACTCGGCAACGAAGTTCCGTTGAAGTTGGGCGCAAAACTTCAGGTCGGCCGACCTCCTGGGCTGGTTCGAGGTATCAGCCTGGATGTGCCGCTTGCCATCCCGTTGCCGCCACTGGTGCTTCCGCCCGGACGCCGCTTCGAATGGGTACTGACCATAAATGGCGAAACGAAAGAGGAATGGCGACTACCATTTCTCGTCGTCAGCCCGCCCACATAG
- a CDS encoding aldo/keto reductase yields MTSHVAQESGTFTLGDLTVNRLGFGAMRLTGPGVWGPPADREECLRVLRRAVELGVNFIDTADSYGPSVSEELIHDALHPYDGVIVATKAGLLRTGPDDWTPLGFPAYLRQECEMSLRRLGVDAIDLFQLHRIDAKFPAEDQVGELAKLQQEGKIRHIGLSEVSAEQLEAAQKVAPIVSVQNMYNVTVRTAEPLLDACEAQGIGFIPWFPLAAGPLAAPDGPLQRIAAEHGASASQLALAWLLKRSPVMLPIPGTSKVAHLEENVAAAEIQLSDDEFETLSKAGSAGR; encoded by the coding sequence ATGACCTCCCACGTGGCGCAGGAATCCGGCACCTTCACGCTGGGCGACCTCACGGTCAACCGGCTCGGATTCGGCGCCATGCGGTTGACGGGGCCGGGAGTGTGGGGACCACCGGCCGACCGCGAGGAATGCCTGCGGGTGCTGCGGCGTGCCGTCGAGCTCGGCGTGAACTTCATCGACACCGCCGACTCTTACGGGCCTTCCGTATCCGAGGAGTTGATCCACGATGCGTTGCACCCCTACGACGGCGTCATCGTCGCCACCAAGGCCGGGCTGTTGCGCACCGGCCCCGACGACTGGACGCCGCTGGGCTTTCCCGCCTACCTGCGGCAGGAATGCGAGATGAGCCTGCGTCGCCTCGGCGTGGACGCCATCGACCTGTTCCAGCTGCACCGTATCGACGCCAAGTTCCCCGCCGAGGACCAGGTCGGCGAGCTGGCGAAGCTGCAGCAGGAGGGCAAGATCCGCCACATCGGTCTCTCGGAGGTCAGCGCCGAACAACTCGAGGCCGCGCAGAAGGTGGCGCCGATCGTGTCGGTGCAGAACATGTACAACGTGACGGTCCGCACGGCCGAACCCTTGCTGGACGCCTGCGAGGCACAAGGCATCGGCTTCATCCCGTGGTTCCCGCTGGCGGCCGGGCCGCTGGCGGCGCCCGACGGGCCGCTACAGCGCATCGCCGCCGAGCACGGCGCGTCTGCGTCGCAGCTGGCGCTGGCCTGGCTGCTCAAACGCTCACCGGTGATGCTGCCCATCCCCGGTACCTCGAAGGTGGCCCATCTCGAGGAGAACGTCGCCGCTGCCGAGATCCAGTTGTCCGACGACGAGTTCGAGACGCTGAGCAAAGCCGGGTCGGCCGGCCGGTGA
- a CDS encoding DUF3618 domain-containing protein — MTAPDPRPEPGPDADIKDIEADIEQTRAELGDTVEALTAKMDVKGRTRDKIDETKERTREKVDETRQRVVETAEAVRHTATDNPQRTIPVAAIVLVSALAVGILIWRRRR, encoded by the coding sequence ATGACCGCACCAGATCCCCGCCCCGAACCGGGACCGGACGCCGACATCAAGGACATCGAGGCCGACATCGAGCAGACCCGCGCCGAACTCGGCGACACCGTCGAGGCGCTGACGGCCAAAATGGACGTCAAGGGGCGCACCCGGGACAAGATCGACGAGACCAAGGAACGCACCCGCGAGAAGGTCGACGAGACCAGGCAGCGCGTCGTCGAGACGGCCGAGGCGGTGCGGCACACGGCCACCGACAACCCGCAGCGGACGATTCCGGTGGCGGCCATCGTCCTGGTCAGCGCGCTGGCTGTGGGCATCCTGATCTGGCGGCGGCGCCGCTGA
- a CDS encoding WGxxGxxG family protein translates to MQKTVATAATTLVLLFGGAGVANATELSAPAPATTTTTVAQAETEDDGGDNGLWGLAGLLGLLGLLGLKRRKDADYPATRGVSGTTATGPTGAGPANPTGRV, encoded by the coding sequence ATGCAGAAGACAGTTGCGACCGCGGCCACCACTCTGGTGCTGCTGTTCGGCGGTGCTGGGGTCGCCAATGCCACCGAGTTGAGCGCGCCCGCGCCGGCGACAACGACCACGACCGTCGCTCAGGCCGAGACAGAGGACGACGGCGGTGACAACGGCCTGTGGGGTCTCGCGGGCCTGCTCGGCCTGCTCGGGCTGCTCGGACTGAAGCGGCGCAAGGACGCCGACTATCCCGCCACCCGTGGCGTTTCTGGGACCACAGCTACTGGCCCCACGGGTGCCGGGCCGGCGAATCCCACCGGGCGCGTGTAA
- a CDS encoding phage holin family protein gives MSVESKPATNASMGELMSQLSTQTSRLIRDEMRLAQKEFQESARHAGLGAGLFSVAGLLAFFGAATFIAAAVAALSLVLPVWAAALIVGAVLFIVAGVAALIGRNQAREATPAAPRTVETVKADIQELKDARS, from the coding sequence ATGAGCGTGGAATCCAAACCCGCGACGAATGCGTCGATGGGTGAATTGATGAGTCAGTTGTCGACGCAGACGTCCCGGCTTATTCGAGACGAAATGCGATTGGCGCAAAAGGAGTTCCAGGAATCGGCCAGGCACGCAGGCCTCGGCGCAGGGCTGTTCAGCGTGGCGGGCCTGCTCGCCTTCTTCGGCGCCGCGACGTTCATCGCCGCTGCGGTGGCGGCGTTGTCGCTGGTCCTGCCCGTCTGGGCGGCGGCCCTGATCGTGGGCGCGGTGTTGTTCATCGTCGCCGGCGTCGCGGCGCTGATCGGACGGAACCAGGCGCGCGAAGCCACTCCCGCGGCGCCGCGCACCGTCGAAACGGTGAAAGCCGACATCCAGGAGTTGAAGGACGCGCGTTCATGA
- a CDS encoding alpha/beta hydrolase, with amino-acid sequence MRPERTDRAKPPILFIHGVFGRPTLMEPWIRFFESAGFDCSAPVLPGREPTDDGVLARTDIQDCFEVALSAYDQLDRAPIVIGHSMGGLLTQKIAAARRPPAAVLLASIPAGVLWPQLRALPHLFPLLPRILAGKPFFPSERTLRQVPLNTLSTEEQDELLPRLVRDSGRVFREMSTGASSTRVNTKNITCPMLCVSAGADRNVAPWISRRLAARYGAEHQVHPGLPHWIIAPSAVDDVAPPVLGWLAKTLGLAD; translated from the coding sequence GTGCGGCCGGAACGAACCGACAGAGCCAAGCCGCCGATCCTCTTCATCCACGGGGTGTTCGGCAGGCCGACACTCATGGAGCCGTGGATCCGGTTCTTCGAGTCGGCCGGATTCGACTGCAGCGCACCGGTACTGCCGGGCCGAGAGCCCACCGACGATGGCGTGTTGGCGCGCACCGACATCCAGGACTGCTTCGAGGTCGCCCTCAGCGCCTACGACCAACTGGACCGGGCGCCGATCGTCATCGGCCACAGCATGGGCGGTCTGCTCACGCAGAAGATCGCCGCCGCACGCCGCCCGCCTGCGGCCGTGCTGCTGGCTTCGATCCCGGCAGGGGTGCTGTGGCCGCAGCTGCGGGCACTACCGCATCTGTTCCCCCTGTTGCCGAGGATCCTGGCGGGCAAGCCGTTCTTCCCTTCGGAGCGGACGCTGCGGCAGGTGCCGCTCAATACGTTGTCCACCGAGGAACAGGACGAGCTGTTGCCGAGGCTGGTGCGCGACTCCGGCCGCGTCTTTCGCGAAATGTCGACCGGTGCCTCGTCGACCCGGGTGAACACCAAGAACATCACCTGTCCGATGCTGTGTGTCAGTGCCGGAGCCGACCGCAATGTCGCCCCGTGGATTTCGCGCCGCCTCGCGGCCCGCTACGGCGCCGAGCACCAGGTGCATCCCGGGTTGCCGCACTGGATCATCGCGCCGTCGGCCGTCGACGACGTCGCTCCACCGGTGCTGGGCTGGTTGGCGAAGACGCTCGGGTTGGCGGACTGA
- a CDS encoding excisionase family DNA-binding protein → MPDPIRHRYVTILQAAEYLGVTDRTVRAMIADGRLRGYRSGNRLIRLRIDEIDASMQPIGGAS, encoded by the coding sequence ATGCCTGACCCCATACGGCACCGATATGTCACCATCCTCCAAGCCGCCGAGTACCTCGGCGTAACAGACCGAACTGTCCGCGCCATGATCGCCGATGGCCGTCTGCGTGGATACCGCTCCGGTAACCGGTTGATCCGCCTCCGCATCGACGAAATCGACGCCTCAATGCAGCCAATCGGCGGTGCGTCGTGA
- a CDS encoding MarR family transcriptional regulator — MSERALVYSTEEYAHRTLIVYEITALREGVEDDMTSYFVRSLLSEGRIDYAVTVRGKDGGFTTKKIVKQGPTNLIFTTTKTQVHAENETRILSLATDDSREQTARVLLEIAAESGGGRELEEWHELQRWLAEQDNRVTIPYGRRLAEQVAPVAVRLRRDFASLLALIRAHAVLHQASRDRDDDGRIIATVDDYAVVRELVADTITEGVGQTVPKTVRDTVAAVAALASEEGVTLRSIAEELKLDKSNASRRVRMAAEGGYLRNLEDKRGKPARWVIGEQLPDESDLLPDPAQLATPDTTVEQDCCGVAPKSDREDRQDLSRQHLATGATGAQPLGGLTAETPGQTARVLRILAKNNTFCPGCGTYYATNGNHRDDCTARTTERNNA, encoded by the coding sequence ATGAGTGAGCGGGCGCTGGTCTATTCGACGGAGGAGTACGCGCACCGCACGCTCATCGTCTATGAGATAACGGCGCTGCGTGAGGGTGTCGAAGACGACATGACGAGCTACTTCGTGCGGTCGCTGTTGTCGGAGGGCCGCATCGACTACGCGGTCACCGTGCGCGGCAAAGATGGCGGTTTCACCACGAAGAAAATCGTCAAGCAGGGTCCGACGAACCTGATTTTCACCACGACGAAGACGCAGGTTCACGCGGAGAACGAGACGCGGATTTTGTCGCTTGCCACTGATGATTCACGCGAACAGACAGCGCGGGTGCTGCTAGAGATTGCCGCCGAATCCGGCGGCGGGCGTGAACTCGAAGAATGGCACGAACTGCAACGCTGGCTCGCTGAACAAGACAATCGAGTCACGATCCCGTACGGGCGGCGGCTCGCCGAACAGGTGGCGCCGGTCGCTGTGCGGTTGCGCCGCGACTTCGCTTCGCTGCTCGCGCTGATCCGCGCACATGCGGTGCTGCACCAGGCCAGCCGGGACCGCGACGACGACGGCCGCATCATTGCAACCGTCGATGACTATGCGGTGGTGCGCGAGTTGGTAGCCGACACCATCACCGAGGGCGTCGGACAGACCGTGCCGAAGACGGTGCGCGACACCGTCGCCGCGGTCGCCGCGTTGGCGTCCGAGGAAGGCGTCACGCTGCGCAGCATCGCCGAGGAACTAAAACTCGATAAGTCCAACGCCAGCAGGCGGGTGCGGATGGCCGCCGAGGGCGGGTATCTGCGGAACTTGGAAGACAAACGCGGGAAGCCGGCGCGCTGGGTTATCGGTGAGCAGCTGCCCGATGAGTCCGACCTTCTGCCGGACCCTGCGCAACTCGCAACACCCGACACCACGGTTGAGCAGGACTGTTGCGGTGTTGCGCCGAAATCTGACAGAGAAGACAGGCAGGACCTGTCCCGCCAACACCTCGCGACGGGCGCGACTGGCGCACAGCCGCTCGGCGGCTTGACCGCTGAGACGCCCGGTCAGACCGCCCGCGTCCTGAGAATCCTCGCCAAGAACAACACGTTCTGCCCCGGCTGCGGCACCTACTACGCAACCAACGGCAACCACCGGGACGACTGCACCGCTCGAACAACAGAAAGGAACAACGCATGA
- a CDS encoding tyrosine-type recombinase/integrase, with product MVRGEGRKPQKRGAFGTAHKLPSGRYRAMYRGPDGRRYSAPRTFLTEKDARGWLSLRQSEIIRKSWVPPEADETPQPKLTLRTYADRWLENRDLKPRTHEHYRMLLDDHILPKLGSRPIASITADDVRDWHAKLGKKTPTLRAHAYGLLRTIMGTAASDGKISANPCVIRGAGNAKRVHKIRPASLDEIEVITAEMPEQYRAMVLLAAWCALRFGELTELRRRDIDFTDEVVRVERAVVRTDDGFQVTTPKSEAGVRDVAIPPHLLPALADHLKRFVAKEPDGLLFPAAHGGHLAPATLYRRFYTARSKAKRPDLRWHDLRHSGAVLAAATGATLAELMARLGHSTPAAAMRYQHRAKGRDREIAALLSKLANG from the coding sequence GTGGTGCGAGGAGAAGGCCGAAAGCCGCAGAAGCGCGGCGCGTTCGGTACCGCCCACAAGCTCCCCAGCGGCCGGTACCGGGCGATGTACCGCGGCCCCGATGGGCGCCGGTATTCGGCACCTAGGACGTTCCTGACGGAGAAGGACGCTCGCGGGTGGCTGTCGCTGCGGCAGTCCGAAATCATTCGCAAATCGTGGGTACCGCCCGAGGCCGACGAGACACCCCAGCCGAAATTGACTTTGCGAACCTACGCCGACCGCTGGCTAGAAAACCGTGACCTGAAACCGCGCACGCATGAGCACTACCGGATGCTGCTAGACGACCACATACTCCCCAAACTCGGTTCGAGGCCCATCGCATCAATCACCGCCGACGATGTGCGCGACTGGCACGCCAAACTAGGCAAGAAAACCCCCACGCTGCGGGCGCACGCTTACGGGCTGTTGCGCACCATCATGGGTACCGCCGCCAGCGACGGAAAAATCAGCGCGAACCCGTGCGTGATTCGCGGGGCAGGCAACGCCAAGCGAGTACACAAGATCCGACCTGCGTCGCTCGACGAAATAGAAGTGATTACCGCTGAGATGCCCGAGCAATACCGCGCAATGGTGCTGCTGGCCGCGTGGTGCGCGCTGAGGTTCGGCGAACTCACCGAGTTGCGCCGCCGCGACATTGACTTCACCGACGAAGTTGTCCGCGTCGAGCGCGCAGTAGTCCGCACAGATGACGGCTTCCAAGTGACCACACCAAAGTCTGAGGCCGGCGTCCGCGACGTGGCGATACCGCCCCACCTGCTGCCCGCGCTCGCGGACCACCTAAAGCGGTTCGTCGCCAAAGAGCCTGACGGGCTGCTGTTCCCGGCCGCGCACGGCGGGCACCTCGCACCGGCCACGTTGTATCGCCGCTTCTACACAGCACGCAGTAAAGCCAAGCGCCCTGACCTCCGCTGGCACGACCTACGTCACTCCGGCGCTGTCCTCGCCGCAGCAACCGGCGCGACGTTGGCCGAACTGATGGCGCGACTCGGGCATTCAACTCCCGCCGCAGCGATGCGATACCAGCACCGCGCAAAAGGACGCGACCGCGAAATCGCCGCGCTGCTATCCAAACTGGCGAATGGTTGA
- a CDS encoding DUF1990 family protein produces MKLSDLAALPLTYREVGATAGDLPSGYHHVRKSAVVGHGRARFEQAAADGMRWGMLRGAGIRVQATTEVADVGSEVIVHLGPVAAPCRVVYVVDEADRRGFAYGTLPGHAETGEELFLVRHDPVSDEVVAEVTAFSRHATWWSRMAAPITSLIQKVVTDRYLRAL; encoded by the coding sequence ATGAAGCTCAGCGATCTCGCCGCGCTGCCGCTGACGTACCGGGAGGTCGGCGCCACCGCCGGCGACCTGCCCTCCGGATACCACCACGTCCGCAAATCGGCCGTCGTCGGACACGGCCGCGCCCGCTTCGAGCAGGCTGCCGCCGACGGGATGCGCTGGGGGATGCTGCGGGGCGCCGGCATCCGGGTGCAGGCCACGACGGAGGTGGCCGACGTGGGATCGGAGGTGATCGTGCATCTGGGGCCGGTCGCGGCGCCGTGTCGGGTGGTCTACGTCGTCGATGAGGCCGACCGACGCGGGTTCGCCTACGGCACCCTGCCCGGACACGCCGAAACCGGCGAGGAGCTGTTCTTGGTGCGCCACGACCCGGTCAGCGACGAGGTGGTGGCCGAAGTGACGGCGTTCTCCCGTCACGCGACGTGGTGGAGCCGGATGGCGGCACCGATCACCTCGCTCATCCAGAAGGTCGTCACCGATCGGTACCTGCGGGCGCTGTAA